A genomic window from Motilibacter aurantiacus includes:
- a CDS encoding PspC domain-containing protein — protein MNASGTDETIRFDKPGPGGAGDGTPPPPPPGPPPGSPPPGPPPGGWWSGVPAVQALRRSATDRKVAGVCGGLARTLGVDPLVLRICIVVLTIFGGAGALLYGLAWLLLPEEGQYESLGERAARGRGDASLILPILVVVMGLTVFGAIGDGSVTAAVVVTLLAIGAVVALRGDRPWAPVAGPAAPPPAYPSPPPPMGPVHPGAGGPPPAADPYGRTAGTAYTPPPPVPPVPPVAPPPADRPKEKNGPLALLTISTAAVVAGLVLLACHALGEGADVPLVLGSALAVLGLGLVVATRWGRAGGVVPLGIVLIVGLVLDGVADNPVRGGVGDRTWAPTTVGLVQGKEYRLGAGNATLDLRGLALDGQRVSVEASLGIGELVVLVPADVALEIDADVNAVGDLRLPDRPDDSGTDLSEDFTDPTGAVNGTLVLDLDVNVGSLEVRREAS, from the coding sequence ATGAACGCCAGCGGCACCGACGAGACGATCCGGTTCGACAAGCCCGGGCCCGGAGGAGCTGGAGACGGTACGCCGCCGCCACCTCCGCCCGGGCCGCCGCCGGGCTCCCCGCCGCCGGGGCCGCCCCCGGGCGGCTGGTGGTCCGGCGTCCCGGCCGTGCAGGCGCTGCGACGCAGCGCGACCGACCGCAAGGTCGCCGGCGTCTGCGGCGGGCTTGCCCGCACGCTCGGCGTCGACCCGCTGGTGCTGCGCATCTGCATCGTGGTCCTGACGATCTTCGGCGGCGCCGGCGCGCTGCTCTACGGCCTCGCCTGGCTGCTGCTGCCCGAGGAGGGCCAGTACGAGTCGCTGGGCGAGCGCGCGGCCCGCGGGCGGGGCGACGCCTCGCTCATCCTCCCGATCCTGGTGGTGGTCATGGGGCTCACCGTCTTCGGCGCCATCGGCGACGGCTCGGTCACAGCGGCCGTCGTGGTGACGCTCCTCGCCATCGGCGCCGTCGTCGCGCTGCGCGGCGACCGTCCGTGGGCGCCGGTGGCCGGCCCGGCGGCCCCGCCGCCGGCGTACCCCTCCCCGCCCCCGCCGATGGGGCCTGTCCATCCCGGGGCGGGCGGCCCGCCACCGGCCGCCGACCCCTACGGGCGCACGGCCGGGACCGCCTACACGCCTCCCCCACCGGTGCCTCCCGTGCCGCCCGTCGCGCCGCCGCCCGCCGACCGGCCGAAGGAGAAGAACGGCCCGCTGGCCCTGCTGACGATCAGCACCGCAGCCGTGGTGGCCGGGCTGGTGCTGCTGGCCTGCCACGCCCTCGGCGAGGGGGCGGACGTGCCGCTGGTGCTCGGCAGCGCGCTGGCGGTGCTCGGCCTCGGCCTCGTGGTGGCTACGCGCTGGGGCCGCGCCGGAGGCGTGGTGCCGCTCGGGATCGTGCTGATCGTGGGCCTGGTGCTCGACGGGGTCGCCGACAACCCGGTGCGCGGCGGCGTCGGCGACCGGACCTGGGCGCCCACGACGGTGGGGCTCGTTCAGGGCAAGGAGTACCGGCTCGGCGCCGGCAACGCCACGCTGGACCTGCGCGGCCTCGCGCTCGACGGGCAGCGGGTGAGCGTCGAGGCCAGCCTGGGGATTGGCGAGCTGGTCGTCCTCGTGCCCGCGGACGTCGCCCTGGAGATCGACGCCGACGTGAACGCGGTGGGCGACCTGCGCCTGCCGGACCGGCCCGACGACAGCGGCACCGACCTGTCCGAGGACTTCACCGACCCCACGGGCGCCGTCAACGGCACGCTCGTCCTCGACCTCGACGTCAACGTCGGAAGCCTGGAGGTGCGCCGTGAGGCGTCATGA
- a CDS encoding glutathione S-transferase family protein encodes MTTTAQFARETGSSGEFQRQANRFTQRFSADGSSGLPVEPGRYRLVVCLACPWAHRALIVRRLLGLEEVISLGVVDPIRDERGWRFTLDQDGRDPVLGIEFLMQAYKATDPEFDGRATVPAIVDTRTGQVATNDYPSITLDFSTEWKAFHKPGPPDLYPEALRGQIDEVNDLVFRDVNNGVYRCGFATTQEAYDKAYDRLFARLDWLSERLSTQRYLVGDAITEADVRLFTTLVRFDAAYHGHFKCNRSKLTEMPVLWAYARDLFQTPGFGETVDFDHIKRHYYATHAAINPTLIVPKGPDLSGWAEPHGRDALG; translated from the coding sequence ATGACAACGACAGCACAGTTCGCCCGGGAGACCGGTTCGTCCGGCGAGTTCCAGCGCCAGGCCAACCGGTTCACCCAGCGCTTCAGCGCCGACGGGTCGAGCGGGCTGCCGGTCGAGCCGGGGCGCTACCGCCTCGTGGTCTGCCTCGCCTGCCCCTGGGCGCACCGCGCGCTCATCGTCCGGCGGCTGCTCGGGCTCGAGGAGGTCATCTCGCTCGGGGTCGTCGACCCGATCCGCGACGAGCGCGGCTGGCGCTTCACCCTCGACCAGGACGGCCGCGACCCGGTGCTCGGGATCGAGTTCCTCATGCAGGCCTACAAGGCCACCGACCCCGAGTTCGACGGCCGGGCCACCGTGCCGGCGATCGTGGACACGCGGACCGGCCAGGTCGCGACCAACGACTACCCCAGCATCACGCTCGACTTCTCCACCGAGTGGAAGGCGTTCCACAAGCCCGGGCCGCCGGACCTCTACCCCGAGGCGTTGCGCGGGCAGATCGACGAGGTCAACGACCTGGTGTTCCGCGACGTCAACAACGGCGTCTACCGCTGCGGGTTCGCCACCACCCAGGAGGCCTACGACAAGGCCTACGACCGGCTGTTCGCGCGGCTGGACTGGCTCTCGGAGCGGCTGTCGACGCAGCGCTACCTCGTGGGGGACGCCATCACCGAGGCCGACGTCCGGCTCTTCACCACCCTGGTGCGGTTCGACGCGGCGTACCACGGCCACTTCAAGTGCAACCGGAGCAAGCTCACCGAGATGCCGGTGCTCTGGGCGTACGCGCGGGACCTGTTCCAGACGCCGGGGTTCGGCGAGACGGTCGACTTCGACCACATCAAGCGGCACTACTACGCGACGCACGCGGCGATCAACCCGACGCTCATCGTGCCCAAGGGGCCGGACCTGTCGGGGTGGGCCGAGCCGCACGGGCGCGACGCCCTCGGCTGA
- a CDS encoding MMPL family transporter, with product MSRSPALVPPAAPPGQEAEGSPRLGLLGRLASLSFRHRRLTVLGWLLAVAAAVGAGAAWSGDFEADYTVRGSDSRAAQDLLSDRFAGRAGATVDVVLQAPGGVRAVEADVDRLLAELAALPHVQSVDDPLTTPGSVSSDGTVAVAKARLDVVNPVDMPLADSEHMVELAAAAQTDELRVALGGQTIEATEQGEVGSEAIGLAAAAVILLLAFGSVVAAGLPILTAVVGLGVSASLVGLVAAVIGVPDWATSLAAMMGIGVGIDYVLLLVTRYREQLAAGREPYQAAVSTAETAGRSVVVAGTTVVISLLGLFAMGIDYMRGAALVTILAVLVVMAAASTLVPALLGFTGRRVDALRLPGLKAPRGASPGWTRWSRLVQRRPLVSAAAGLGLLVLLAAPLTGLRFGFPDAGNSQAGTNTRAAYDTTAAAFGPGANGPLLLAAALPDAGDASTLEALAEQVRGVPGVASVSPVSLSPAGDTAVMTVVPTTGPQDAETEGLVHRLRDEVVPAATAGSGTAVHVGGVTASAIDSTEDVAKRLPLLVGGVVALSMLLLLVVFRSVALAVKAAVMNLLSMAAAFGVVAYVLQGGWAGQLFGIDTPTPLPAFIPVLMFAVLFGLSMDYEVFLLSRIRERWTATGDNARSVAEGLAGTARVITAAAAIMVAVFAAFVPSPAVFLKVIGIGMATAIFIDATVVRMLLVPAVMQLLGRATWWSPAWLDRRLPQLHVEGRPEHHVQLPEPGHLPAPRTAPAPA from the coding sequence ATGTCTCGCTCGCCCGCTCTCGTCCCGCCCGCCGCTCCGCCCGGGCAGGAGGCCGAGGGCTCGCCGCGCCTCGGCCTGCTCGGCCGGCTCGCGTCGCTCTCCTTCCGGCACCGCCGGCTGACCGTGCTCGGCTGGCTGCTCGCCGTCGCTGCGGCGGTCGGTGCCGGCGCCGCCTGGTCCGGCGACTTCGAGGCCGACTACACCGTGCGCGGCTCGGACTCGCGGGCGGCGCAGGACCTGCTCTCCGACCGGTTCGCGGGCCGGGCGGGTGCCACGGTCGACGTCGTCCTCCAGGCCCCGGGGGGCGTCCGTGCCGTCGAGGCGGACGTGGACCGGCTGCTGGCCGAGCTCGCCGCGCTGCCCCACGTGCAGTCCGTGGACGACCCGCTCACCACGCCCGGCTCGGTCTCCTCCGACGGGACGGTCGCGGTGGCGAAGGCCCGGCTCGACGTCGTGAACCCGGTGGACATGCCGCTGGCGGACAGCGAGCACATGGTCGAGCTGGCGGCCGCGGCGCAGACGGACGAGCTGCGGGTCGCGCTCGGCGGGCAGACGATCGAGGCGACCGAGCAGGGGGAGGTCGGGTCCGAGGCGATCGGGCTGGCGGCAGCCGCCGTGATCCTGCTGCTGGCGTTCGGCTCCGTGGTCGCCGCGGGCCTGCCGATCCTCACAGCGGTCGTGGGGCTCGGTGTCAGCGCGAGCCTGGTCGGCCTCGTCGCCGCGGTCATCGGCGTGCCCGACTGGGCCACCTCGCTCGCCGCGATGATGGGCATCGGGGTCGGGATCGACTACGTCCTGCTGCTCGTCACGCGCTACCGGGAGCAGCTGGCGGCGGGGCGCGAGCCGTACCAGGCCGCCGTCTCCACGGCCGAGACCGCAGGGCGCAGTGTCGTCGTCGCCGGCACGACCGTCGTCATCAGCCTGCTCGGCCTCTTCGCGATGGGCATCGACTACATGCGGGGGGCCGCCCTCGTCACCATCCTCGCCGTGCTGGTCGTGATGGCCGCCGCGAGCACGCTGGTCCCCGCGCTGCTGGGCTTCACCGGGCGCCGGGTCGACGCGCTGCGGCTGCCGGGGCTCAAGGCCCCGCGGGGCGCGTCCCCCGGCTGGACGCGGTGGAGCCGGCTGGTCCAGCGCCGGCCGCTCGTGTCGGCCGCGGCGGGGCTGGGCCTCCTCGTGCTGCTCGCGGCACCGCTGACGGGCCTGCGCTTCGGCTTCCCGGACGCCGGCAACAGCCAGGCCGGCACGAACACCCGCGCCGCGTACGACACCACCGCCGCCGCCTTCGGGCCCGGCGCCAACGGCCCGCTGCTGCTGGCCGCCGCGCTGCCGGACGCCGGCGACGCGAGCACCCTGGAGGCCCTCGCGGAGCAGGTACGCGGTGTGCCCGGCGTCGCCTCGGTCTCCCCCGTCTCGCTCAGCCCCGCCGGCGACACCGCGGTCATGACCGTCGTCCCCACGACCGGCCCGCAGGACGCCGAGACCGAGGGCCTGGTGCACCGGCTGCGCGACGAGGTCGTGCCCGCGGCGACGGCGGGCAGCGGCACGGCCGTGCACGTCGGCGGCGTGACGGCCAGCGCGATCGACAGCACCGAGGACGTCGCGAAGCGGCTGCCGCTCCTGGTCGGCGGGGTCGTGGCGCTCTCGATGCTGCTGCTGCTCGTGGTGTTCCGCAGCGTCGCGCTCGCGGTCAAGGCCGCGGTCATGAACCTGCTGTCGATGGCGGCGGCGTTCGGGGTGGTGGCGTACGTCCTGCAGGGCGGCTGGGCCGGGCAGCTGTTCGGCATCGACACCCCGACGCCGCTGCCGGCCTTCATCCCGGTGCTGATGTTCGCCGTGCTGTTCGGCCTGTCGATGGACTACGAGGTGTTCCTGCTCAGCCGGATCCGCGAGCGCTGGACGGCCACCGGTGACAACGCCCGCAGCGTCGCCGAGGGGCTAGCCGGCACCGCCCGCGTCATCACCGCGGCCGCGGCGATCATGGTGGCGGTGTTCGCGGCGTTCGTCCCGAGCCCGGCGGTGTTCCTCAAGGTCATCGGCATCGGGATGGCGACCGCGATCTTCATCGACGCCACCGTGGTGCGCATGCTCCTGGTGCCGGCCGTGATGCAGCTGCTCGGCCGGGCCACGTGGTGGTCGCCGGCCTGGCTGGACCGCCGCCTGCCGCAGCTGCACGTGGAGGGCCGTCCCGAGCACCACGTCCAGCTGCCGGAGCCCGGCCACCTGCCGGCGCCGCGCACCGCTCCCGCCCCGGCCTGA
- a CDS encoding TetR/AcrR family transcriptional regulator, translating into MSTRREITRAATVDEIKRTALGLMREQGSTDLRFADIARAMSMTAPGLYRYFANRNELVAALVEDAFVELGDALEQAIDDTAGGSATARLYALCQAYRSWATADPTRFAVVFGLPVAGYVPKDQENKSAAVERAFSYLASPVLAAVQAGEEILPGQVEVAAAFAAVCNEPPLDGLSPAQAQAVLHAWASLHGFVSLEAFGHLFGLAGEPADALFTSLVRAVAVYIGLPPA; encoded by the coding sequence TTGAGCACACGTCGCGAGATCACGCGGGCGGCCACGGTGGACGAGATCAAGCGCACCGCACTCGGCCTCATGCGCGAGCAGGGCAGCACCGACCTCCGCTTCGCCGACATCGCCCGGGCCATGTCCATGACCGCGCCGGGCCTCTACCGCTACTTCGCCAACCGCAACGAGCTCGTCGCCGCGCTCGTCGAGGACGCATTCGTCGAGCTCGGGGACGCCCTCGAGCAGGCCATCGACGACACCGCCGGGGGCTCGGCCACCGCCCGGCTGTACGCCCTGTGCCAGGCCTACCGCAGCTGGGCCACCGCGGACCCGACCCGCTTCGCCGTGGTCTTCGGGCTGCCGGTGGCCGGCTACGTCCCGAAGGACCAGGAGAACAAGTCAGCGGCCGTCGAGCGGGCCTTCAGCTACCTGGCCAGCCCGGTCCTCGCGGCAGTGCAGGCCGGCGAGGAGATCCTGCCCGGCCAGGTGGAGGTGGCGGCCGCGTTCGCCGCAGTGTGCAACGAGCCCCCGCTCGACGGGCTCTCCCCCGCCCAGGCACAGGCCGTGCTCCACGCCTGGGCCTCGCTGCACGGCTTCGTGTCGCTGGAGGCCTTCGGGCACCTGTTCGGCCTGGCCGGCGAGCCGGCTGACGCGCTCTTCACCAGCCTGGTCCGCGCCGTCGCCGTGTACATCGGGCTGCCGCCCGCCTGA
- a CDS encoding fused MFS/spermidine synthase: protein MPRWLAALLVLLTSAATLVLEIVAVRLVAPYVGMTLESYTAAIAVALLGIAAGARLGGMAADTRPPAHWVGPATVVGGLLVLTVRPLVHALGPAVSDAGGGPLASIVLVGASTLVPVGVLSMVSPGIVKMRLSDLDETGRVVGRLSALGTIGGLAGSVATGYLLVATLPTTWILGLIGGVLVVLGLAVTPRVSRLLPGAVAGSLVLGAALVTVDGPCEEETAYYCAQVVADPAREGGRTLVLDDLRHAYVDLDDPTYLQFAYTSWFAAATDALHPRPQPVQALHIGGGGFTMPRWIEATRPGSESLVLELDPSVVEIAREELGLREGPQLEVRTGDARRSLRAVAPDAYDLVVGDAFGSLSVPWHLATRQLVEDVDRVLRPGGTYLANVIDYRPAAFLKAEIATVREVFAHVALIAHDGALEAAGGNFVVLASDEPLDTDAVLTALGLTPDHPAQLVTGAALDRFVGHAQVLTDDFAPVDQLLTPYSG from the coding sequence ATGCCCCGTTGGCTCGCCGCCCTGCTCGTCCTGCTCACCAGCGCCGCCACACTCGTCCTCGAGATCGTCGCCGTGCGCCTCGTCGCGCCGTACGTCGGCATGACCCTCGAGTCCTACACCGCGGCCATCGCGGTGGCGCTGCTGGGCATAGCCGCCGGCGCCCGGCTCGGTGGCATGGCCGCCGACACCCGGCCCCCTGCCCACTGGGTGGGGCCGGCGACGGTCGTGGGCGGGCTCCTCGTGCTGACCGTGCGCCCGCTGGTGCACGCGCTGGGACCGGCCGTCTCGGACGCCGGCGGCGGGCCGCTCGCGAGCATCGTCCTCGTCGGGGCCTCGACCCTGGTGCCGGTCGGCGTGCTCTCGATGGTCTCCCCCGGCATCGTGAAGATGCGCCTGTCCGACCTCGACGAGACCGGCCGCGTGGTGGGCCGGCTGTCCGCCCTCGGCACCATCGGCGGGCTCGCCGGCAGCGTCGCGACCGGCTACCTGCTGGTCGCGACCCTGCCCACGACCTGGATCCTCGGCCTGATCGGCGGCGTGCTCGTCGTGCTCGGCCTCGCCGTCACCCCGCGGGTCTCCCGGCTGCTGCCCGGCGCGGTCGCCGGCAGCCTGGTCCTCGGCGCCGCCCTCGTCACGGTCGACGGGCCGTGCGAGGAGGAGACGGCGTACTACTGCGCCCAGGTCGTCGCCGACCCCGCGCGCGAGGGCGGCCGGACCCTGGTGCTCGACGACCTGCGCCACGCCTACGTGGACCTGGACGACCCGACGTACCTGCAGTTCGCGTACACCTCCTGGTTCGCGGCCGCGACGGACGCGCTGCACCCGCGCCCGCAGCCGGTGCAGGCACTGCACATCGGCGGCGGCGGGTTCACGATGCCGCGGTGGATCGAGGCGACCCGCCCTGGCTCCGAGTCGCTCGTGCTCGAGCTCGACCCGAGCGTGGTCGAGATCGCCCGCGAGGAGCTCGGCCTGCGCGAGGGGCCACAGCTGGAGGTACGCACCGGCGACGCCCGGCGGTCGCTGCGCGCGGTCGCGCCGGACGCCTACGACCTCGTCGTCGGGGACGCCTTCGGGTCGCTGTCGGTGCCGTGGCACCTGGCCACCCGCCAGCTGGTCGAGGACGTCGACCGGGTGCTGCGGCCGGGCGGGACGTACCTCGCCAACGTCATCGACTACCGGCCGGCGGCGTTCCTCAAGGCCGAGATCGCCACGGTGCGCGAGGTGTTCGCGCACGTCGCCCTGATCGCCCACGACGGGGCCCTGGAAGCCGCGGGCGGCAACTTCGTGGTGCTGGCGAGCGACGAGCCGCTCGACACCGACGCGGTCCTCACCGCTCTCGGGCTCACGCCCGACCACCCGGCCCAGCTCGTCACGGGCGCGGCGCTCGACCGGTTCGTCGGCCACGCACAGGTGCTGACGGACGACTTCGCCCCGGTGGACCAGCTGCTGACGCCGTACTCCGGCTGA
- a CDS encoding DMT family transporter yields the protein MKATTAGAAFVAVGAVLWGTDALFRGDMSESVSPAAIVFWEHVVLAIVTAVALPPALRALRRAGWRAGLAVVLGIGVGASAVATALFTKAFSYGDYTTPVLLQKVQPIVVVAGAWLLLRERPRATYLPFLLLGLVGAWLIAFRDPSDVSLGEAEPALLAIGAAALWAAGTVLGRYVAPAFAPRELTALRFWFGLLGAAGVVAVTGSSLQVDGEWHGRLVLLALVPGLLAMLLYYRGLRRTPAMVATLCELAFPLTAAVVPPVFLDQRALSVTQGVGVALTAAVVVGLALAQRTGGREQGVVDSDERALAAT from the coding sequence ATGAAGGCGACCACGGCCGGTGCGGCGTTCGTCGCGGTCGGCGCCGTGCTCTGGGGCACCGACGCGCTGTTCCGCGGCGACATGTCCGAGTCCGTGTCCCCGGCGGCCATCGTGTTCTGGGAGCACGTGGTGCTGGCGATCGTGACCGCCGTCGCCCTTCCGCCCGCGCTTCGCGCGCTGCGCCGCGCGGGCTGGCGTGCCGGGCTGGCCGTCGTGCTCGGCATCGGGGTGGGCGCGTCGGCCGTCGCCACCGCACTGTTCACCAAGGCCTTCAGCTACGGCGACTACACCACGCCGGTGCTGCTGCAGAAGGTGCAGCCGATCGTCGTCGTGGCCGGCGCCTGGCTCCTGCTGCGCGAGCGGCCGCGGGCGACCTACCTGCCGTTCCTGCTCCTCGGCCTCGTCGGCGCCTGGCTCATCGCCTTCCGCGACCCGTCCGACGTCTCGCTCGGGGAGGCGGAGCCTGCGCTGCTGGCCATCGGCGCGGCCGCGCTCTGGGCGGCCGGCACCGTGCTCGGCCGCTACGTCGCCCCGGCCTTCGCGCCGCGCGAGCTGACCGCGCTGCGCTTCTGGTTCGGCCTGCTCGGGGCGGCGGGCGTCGTCGCGGTCACCGGCTCCTCGCTGCAGGTGGACGGTGAGTGGCACGGGCGCCTCGTGCTGCTCGCCCTCGTGCCCGGCCTGCTGGCGATGCTGCTCTACTACCGCGGCCTGCGGCGCACGCCCGCCATGGTCGCGACCCTCTGCGAGCTGGCCTTCCCGTTGACGGCTGCCGTCGTCCCGCCGGTCTTCCTCGACCAGCGGGCGCTGTCCGTCACGCAGGGGGTCGGCGTCGCGCTGACCGCGGCCGTCGTCGTGGGGCTCGCCCTCGCGCAGCGGACCGGAGGGCGGGAGCAGGGCGTGGTCGACAGCGACGAGCGGGCGCTCGCCGCCACCTGA
- a CDS encoding sucrase ferredoxin produces the protein MTIAAERTAPPVRDAPPVVEAVDGLDAPRCAVASRASGELQRGTAAPVRSWLLLEQPGAWSRAALAEALAGALGPADRRRLGVLQRERLLRALLIRRPGRTPDHDGPRTLLVGSAVPGAAWLERLVVPDLRALAGLDLEALAAGRPGHGDPVDGPALLVCTHGAKDMCCAVEGRPIARALAAAYGDRVWECSHVGGDRFAGNLVVAPHGEYHGHLDTSAALAVAAAAVAGRIELDGFRGRSSYDPWQQAAEHAVRVRTGLLGRDEVACGPAREDGGRVHVAVATPRGRFDVELERRVQGWVAASRCRGGVQPADHAVVGLTRLA, from the coding sequence GTGACGATCGCCGCCGAGCGCACTGCGCCACCCGTGCGGGACGCGCCGCCTGTGGTCGAGGCGGTCGACGGCCTGGACGCCCCGCGCTGTGCCGTCGCCTCTCGCGCGTCCGGCGAGCTGCAGCGCGGCACGGCCGCCCCCGTGCGCTCGTGGCTGCTGCTCGAGCAGCCCGGCGCCTGGTCGCGGGCCGCGCTGGCCGAGGCCCTCGCCGGGGCGCTCGGGCCGGCCGACCGCCGCCGGCTCGGGGTGCTGCAGCGCGAGCGCCTCCTGCGCGCGCTGCTGATCCGCCGTCCCGGCCGCACCCCCGACCACGACGGCCCGCGCACGCTGCTCGTCGGCTCCGCCGTCCCCGGCGCGGCCTGGCTGGAGCGGCTCGTCGTCCCCGACCTGCGTGCCCTGGCGGGGCTGGACCTCGAGGCGCTCGCGGCCGGTCGGCCCGGCCACGGCGATCCCGTCGACGGCCCCGCGCTGCTGGTCTGCACGCACGGGGCGAAGGACATGTGCTGCGCGGTGGAGGGCCGGCCGATCGCGCGCGCGCTCGCCGCGGCGTACGGCGACCGGGTGTGGGAGTGCAGCCACGTCGGGGGGGACCGGTTCGCGGGCAACCTGGTCGTCGCTCCGCACGGGGAGTACCACGGCCACCTCGACACCTCCGCTGCGCTCGCCGTGGCCGCCGCCGCCGTCGCCGGGCGCATCGAGCTCGACGGCTTCCGCGGGCGCTCCTCGTACGACCCCTGGCAGCAGGCCGCCGAGCACGCCGTCCGGGTGCGGACCGGCCTGCTCGGCCGCGACGAGGTGGCCTGCGGCCCCGCCCGTGAGGACGGCGGGCGGGTGCACGTCGCCGTCGCCACCCCCCGCGGGCGCTTCGACGTCGAGCTCGAGCGGCGCGTCCAGGGCTGGGTGGCCGCGAGCCGGTGCCGCGGGGGAGTGCAGCCGGCCGACCACGCGGTCGTCGGCCTGACCCGGCTGGCGTAG
- a CDS encoding SDR family NAD(P)-dependent oxidoreductase: MTDIASKPFAVVTGASSGIGFELAKQFAQNGFDVLVNAEDAGIERAGQELATTGANVTVVQADLSTDEGVERLYTAVVATGRPVDALALNAGIGAGGAFLDIDLARHFEVIDLNVRSTVHLARRVLPDMVARNAGKVLFTSSIASTMPGSFQAVYNASKSFVQSLAEALQNELKDTEVTVTSLMPGPTETDFFHRAEMDDTTVGQSSKDDPAQVAEQGFKALMEGKNRVVGGGVKTKVQELGSKVMPDALKAQMHRGMAEPGSGS, translated from the coding sequence ATGACCGACATCGCCAGCAAGCCCTTCGCCGTCGTGACCGGTGCCTCCAGCGGCATCGGCTTCGAGCTGGCCAAGCAGTTCGCGCAGAACGGCTTCGACGTGCTCGTCAACGCCGAGGACGCCGGGATCGAGCGCGCCGGGCAGGAGCTCGCCACCACCGGGGCGAACGTCACGGTGGTCCAGGCCGACCTCAGCACCGACGAGGGCGTCGAGCGCCTCTACACCGCCGTCGTGGCGACGGGGCGGCCCGTCGACGCGCTCGCGCTCAACGCCGGCATCGGCGCCGGCGGCGCCTTCCTCGACATCGACCTCGCCAGGCACTTCGAGGTCATCGACCTCAACGTCCGCTCGACCGTCCACCTCGCCCGCCGCGTGCTGCCGGACATGGTGGCGCGCAACGCGGGCAAGGTGCTCTTCACCTCGTCGATCGCCTCCACGATGCCCGGGTCCTTCCAGGCGGTCTACAACGCCTCGAAGTCCTTCGTCCAGTCGCTCGCGGAGGCGCTGCAGAACGAGCTGAAGGACACCGAGGTCACCGTCACGAGCCTTATGCCCGGGCCCACGGAGACCGACTTCTTCCACCGCGCCGAGATGGACGACACCACGGTGGGCCAGAGCTCGAAGGACGACCCCGCCCAGGTGGCCGAGCAGGGCTTCAAGGCCCTGATGGAGGGCAAGAACCGCGTCGTCGGCGGCGGCGTCAAGACCAAGGTCCAGGAGCTCGGCTCGAAGGTGATGCCCGATGCGCTCAAGGCGCAGATGCACCGCGGCATGGCGGAGCCGGGCTCGGGGTCCTGA
- the trmB gene encoding tRNA (guanosine(46)-N7)-methyltransferase TrmB, with translation MQPVAPAHRIRSFKPRRGRVTPGQQRALDALGGTYALPLRDTPLDPVEVYGRSAPLILEIGFGMGETTATLAEADPARDVLAVDVHTPGIGALLAEVAARGLSNVRVISGDAVEVLRDMLAPSSLDEVRVFFPDPWPKSRHHKRRLVDAGFAALAATRLRPGGRVHCATDWAPYARQMLAALSATPELQVLGDGFVPRPGWRPVTRFEQQGIDKGHEVFDVIAVRAG, from the coding sequence GTGCAGCCTGTCGCGCCCGCCCACCGGATCCGCTCGTTCAAGCCGCGCCGCGGCCGGGTCACCCCCGGCCAGCAGCGCGCCCTCGACGCGCTCGGCGGCACGTACGCCCTGCCGCTGCGCGACACCCCGCTGGACCCCGTGGAGGTGTACGGCCGCAGCGCCCCGCTGATCCTCGAGATCGGGTTCGGCATGGGCGAGACGACGGCAACCCTGGCCGAGGCCGACCCCGCGCGCGACGTCCTCGCCGTCGACGTGCACACCCCGGGCATCGGCGCGCTGCTCGCCGAGGTCGCGGCCCGCGGCCTCTCCAACGTCCGCGTGATCTCCGGCGACGCCGTCGAGGTGCTGCGCGACATGCTCGCCCCGTCCTCCCTCGACGAGGTGCGCGTCTTCTTCCCCGACCCCTGGCCCAAGTCCCGGCACCACAAGCGCCGGCTCGTGGACGCGGGCTTCGCCGCACTGGCCGCCACCCGCTTGCGACCCGGCGGCCGGGTCCACTGCGCCACGGACTGGGCGCCCTACGCCCGGCAGATGCTCGCGGCGCTCTCCGCGACACCGGAACTCCAGGTCCTCGGTGACGGCTTCGTGCCGCGGCCGGGGTGGCGCCCTGTCACGCGGTTCGAGCAGCAGGGGATCGACAAGGGGCACGAGGTCTTCGACGTCATCGCGGTGCGCGCAGGCTGA
- a CDS encoding helix-turn-helix domain-containing protein produces MSETTDLLGAGTSSDPDEGLRAVAALRLLVEQLEALQVHAARQQGWSWADIAALLGVSKQAVHKKHAGRAPLGKES; encoded by the coding sequence ATGAGCGAGACGACCGACCTGCTCGGGGCAGGGACCAGCTCGGACCCCGACGAGGGCCTGCGGGCCGTCGCCGCGCTACGCCTGCTCGTGGAGCAGCTCGAGGCGCTGCAGGTGCACGCCGCCCGTCAGCAGGGCTGGTCGTGGGCGGACATCGCCGCCCTGCTCGGCGTCTCGAAGCAGGCCGTCCACAAGAAGCACGCCGGGCGCGCGCCGCTCGGGAAGGAGAGCTGA